The proteins below come from a single Octopus sinensis linkage group LG10, ASM634580v1, whole genome shotgun sequence genomic window:
- the LOC115216639 gene encoding probable G-protein coupled receptor Mth-like 3 encodes MNSLWLCFLLLFTNTSLSLRVTIPEVNALSCSDVKCESKENRSCVCGDFHYANNSYSLEEMYDRYVSNFNLIKNCSEEYVDDKRIREKCESKSNSSLFNVYVTSLKTAKVYGNKYCALCNKEDDFIFWNLRINNWDCLNYIKYPNITFNTFNTSKCEYIFEHPPFPFDINRCPKTIDCCCNDQKEKALNESSRVLFYENLCCNSYSKPVAPNFEFKYFTRDKISFGILIDFNGENFWDTNNKRKRDNLCPENSVFDHYLGKCRKSYDANRITKNDRLNCTTLIELNSTEYFLLENQTLFHNATESFHSQDFYIINNSRVYICQERVLNSPRYGGTIILTESEFYVSLIGTMISVIALAVFFIMYLVLPPLRNLSGQINASFALSLFIADSCFLIVLLAGELPGFCHWFAVCIQYSFLASFFWMNVISISVCISICHRTAHHVMLLNKNRTFLLCSLYAWFTPLLIIMPALLLDKYDPTSKFAPQYGRGTFCWMNTPLSILIFFDIPMAVIIFINIIVYIRTASEICKARAVIKTQPRKQTMFTIIINMKLCCLTGAMWIFGYISITSDVQFLRTLYVLLNATFGLWVACCFLCTKTVANLTKEKIKSVTASAS; translated from the coding sequence ATGAATTCGTTATGGTTGTGTTTTCTGCTACTATTTACCAATACATCTCTTAGCCTTCGGGTAACGATACCCGAGGTAAACGCATTATCATGTTCGGATGTTAAATGTGAATCGAAGGAAAATAGAAGCTGTGTCTGTGGTGACTTCCACTATGCTAATAACAGTTACAGCTTAGAAGAGATGTACGATCGTTATGTCTCAAATTTCAATCTTATCAAGAATTGCAGTGAAGAATATGTGGACgataaaagaattagagaaaagtGTGAATCTAAAAGCaactcatcattatttaatgtttatgTTACCAGTCTTAAAACAGCGAAAGTTTATGGAAATAAATACTGCGCTTTATGCAATAAAGAGGATGATTTTATATTCTGGAATTTGCGAATAAACAACTGGGattgtttaaattatataaaatatccgAATATCacatttaatacatttaatacaagtaAATGTGAGTACATATTTGAACATCCCCCTTTTCCTTTTGATATCAATCGTTGTCCGAAAACTATCGATTGCTGTTGCAATGATCAAAAGGAAAAAGCTTTAAATGAAAGTTCTCGTGTTCTGTTTTATGAAAACCTGTGCTGCAATTCTTATAGTAAGCCTGTAGCACCAAATTtcgaatttaaatattttacacgAGACAAAATTTCATTCGGGATACTTATCGACTTTAACGGTGAAAACTTTTGGGACacaaataacaagagaaaaagagataatcTTTGTCCTGAAAATTCTGTTTTTGATCATTATTTAGGCAAGTGCCGTAAGTCGTACGATGCTAATCGTATTACCAAAAACGATCGTCTAAACTGTACAACATTAATCGAACTAAATTCTACCGAGTATTTTCTTTTAGAAAACCAAACCCTTTTCCACAACGCTACTGAAAGTTTTCACAGTCAGGATTTCTATATTATAAATAACAGCCGTGTTTATATTTGCCAAGAACGCGTTTTAAATAGTCCTAGATATGGAGGAACTATCATTCTTACGGAATCTGAATTCTATGTATCATTGATTGGAACTATGATCTCTGTTATAGCTTTAGCTGTGTTCTTCATCATGTACCTTGTTTTACCGCCACTCCGAAACCTATCGGGTCAAATTAACGCTTCATTTGCATTGTCATTATTTATCGCCGATTCATGTTTCCTAATTGTATTACTGGCTGGAGAATTACCAGGTTTCTGTCATTGGTTtgctgtatgtatacaatattccTTTTTGGCATCCTTTTTCTGGATGAATGTCATAAGTATTAGTGTTTGCATATCAATTTGCCACAGAACTGCCCATCATGTAATGCTTTTGAACAAGAATAGAACATTTTTGTTATGCTCCCTTTACGCTTGGTTTACCCCTTTACTCATTATAATGCCTGCATTATTACTGGACAAGTACGACCCGACATCTAAGTTCGCACCTCAATACGGGCGAGGTACTTTTTGCTGGATGAATACGCCACTGAGTATTTTAATCTTTTTCGACATTCCGATGGCTGTGATAATTTTCATCAATATAATAGTTTATATACGCACTGCTTCCGAAATTTGTAAAGCTCGAGCTGTCATTAAGACGCAGCCGAGAAAGCAGACGatgttcaccatcatcataaacatgAAATTATGTTGCCTCACTGGAGCTATGTGGATTTTTGGATACATTTCAATCACATCAGATGTACAATTTCTTCGGACACTCTACGTGCTTTTAAATGCAACTTTCGGATTATGGGTTGCATGTTGCTTTCTTTGCACGAAAACTGTAGCTAATCTGACCAAAGAGAAAATCAAATCTGTAACTGCATCTGCAAGTTAA